ACCCCCGGGCAAGCAGTTGCCGGCAAATAGCCAGGCCGCGTGTTGGCTAGGTAGCCCGCCGCGTCAGCGAGGGGGCTATGTTGATGTCCCGTTCCGCTGCGAGGAACGGCTGCTCTTGCTTTCCCCTCGCTGACGCGTCGGGCTATCTGAAGAGGCACTTCGCTCCGCAACCCGCTCCTACTTGCCAGCGCGAATGGTTAACAAAAAAGCCGGTGCCGTGACCTGACTTGTCACGCCTCAGGCGTCTAATGGGGCAGACGCTCTTTTTCAGCTTGGTAGGACATGTTCAGTCAGTTTGGCTAAACTGCCAAGCTTGCAGCGCGCCGCTCGTCGCAACATGCGCAACAAGTGCTATTCACTTAGGTAAAACACTTCCCCTTAGCGGGCGTTCCAGGGTAACTGGCAGTTGGCAAATTGGGCTACCCGCAATGGTCGAGCGACCGTTTTTCGAAGTGGAAATTTCCGGAAATTGAAGTTGGCGATAAATGGGGCGATTGAATCAGTAAGTTGTTTTGGGGAAACGACTTATGGGATGCTTAAAAGTTGCGAGTAACGGAAATTTCCTCATTCGGAAACTTGCCAAAACCGGGCAGCATCTGTGAATCACTCCCATCGCCTAACGGAGCGGAATCTTCCGTAGATGTTTTCTGCAATTAGAAAATATTGGCTTGCGAAAGCGGAAATAGATCGCCCATTGCAGGCGATGGGTGCTAGCCGGGCGCACCCGCGGGCGGGCTCAGAATCTCGCAAATCAGAAATCGCCGTTCCTTTGACGAGCCTGCAGAAGCCAATTATAATAGCGGGGCTAGGCCCGTTTATTTGTGTCAAACGGGTCTGTGCGCTTGTGGGCAATTTGCTGGCAGACGCATTGATCTGCGGCTGTCACTCAGAGACTGAGGGAGCTTTCGCGGTATGAAAAAGACCGAGGCTAAAGAGTTCAAGAGTATGCTCGTCACCCTCAGGGCCCGGCTGCGTGGCGATGTATCGGCCCTGGCCGATGCCGCTCTCGGCATGACCCGCAGCGAATCGAGCGGTGATTTATCCCGCATGCCCATTCACATGGCCGACATGGGAACCGATGCTTTCGAGCAAGAGTTCACCCTCAGCTTGATGGAGCACGACGGCACGACGCTCGATCAGATCGAAGCTGCCCTTGAGCGGATCGAGGGCGGGCTCTATGGTGTTTGCATCGAGTGCCAGGCCAAGATTCCCAAGACCCGGCTTCAAGTCCTTCCGCAGACTCCCCACTGTGTCAAGTGCGCCGAAAAGCAGCCGAGCCGCTAAGTCAGTTGCCACCAGCAACCAGCGGGGCGATATGAAGTCGCCTCGCTCCTCTCCTCACCCGGCGGCCACAATGGAATCTGCCGCAGCCCGGCCCCTGCTGCCGAACGATTCGCTCGGCAAGGTTCCCACCAGCCGATATGTCGTTTTCTTTTCGATTGCGATCATCGGTCTGATTGCCGACCTCGTCACCAAGCAAGTGCTGTTCGCCTGGTTGGGCCTGCCCCAGCAAGACAAGTACTTTTGGATTGTGAAGGATTACGTCGGCTTTCAAACGGCCGTTAACCGTGGCGCGTTGTTCGGCATGGGTGCCGGCTATTGGTGGCTCTTCTCGCTGCTGTCTGTCGTCGCGGCCGTGGGAATTGTTGTTTGGCTGTTCTACTTCCGCGCGGCTCACGATCGTCTGCTGAACGTGGCGCTGGCCTGCGTGATGGCGGGGATCTTTGGCAACTTGTACGACCGCCTGGGATTGTGGGACGCGACGGGCTTGGCCGCTGAATACGAGCATGGCGTGCGGGATTGGATCCTGTTCCGCTACCGCCAATATACGTGGCCAAATTTCAACATTGCCGATTGCCTGCTGGTGTGCGGAGCGGGAATGTTGATGCTGCATGCCTGGCTGGGGCCTCGCTCGGCTGAAGAATTGCCGACGCAGCAGCCGATTAAAAAGTCACAACCATCGTGAATCATTCGCAATCGTTGGCGACATGAGGTAAGGTAAGGTTGTTGACCGAATTGGGCGCTTGGCAACAGTTCCTCTCAATCTCGGTAACAGCACCTTCCAGCCAGCGGAGAGCGTTTATGTCGCACGACGTGCGCATTATCGCCGCCAGCGAATTCCTGCAAACGACCATCGAAGGTCGCATCGACGTCGCTAGTAGCGAGCAGATTCTCAGGCAAATTGCCGCCGCCTGTCGCGAGCACGATCAACATCATGTGCTGATCGACGCACGGCAAGTTCCCGAGCGAAGCTTGTCGGTCATCGACCTCTACGAGTTGGGAAGTGGCCTGCAACGCTACGGCTTCGATTCGTCGCATCGCGTGGCAATTGTTTATCTGCCCCAGCCCGATCGGATAGACACTGGCGAGCGAGCCAAGTTCCTGGAACTGGTGGCAGTCAATCGTGGTACCAACCTGCGAGTCTTCGACAAGGTCGAAGATGCCTGGGCGTGGCTGAGCGAGGAAGGCTCTAGCGGTGGCGGAGCCGAGCTGACGACGAGTCCAGCTTCGGCCTGTTGAGACTAGCGCGGCGACTGGGCCGGCGGATCATTAGTCGGATGGATAGGTTGCGGACTCCCCCTTGATTTCGGACAGGGCGTTGCAAGCGGCGCGTTGCTCAGCTTCCTTCTTGTTGCGGCCCCAAGCCCCTTGATAACGCTGGCCGCCGACTTGAGCCACGATCTTGAAGCACTTGCTGTGGTCCGGGCCTTTTTCGTCGAGCAAGTGATAAGTGGGTGTGCTGCCGAATTCGCGCTGAGCCAATTGCTGCAGCAGCGACTTGTAGTTGCCGCCGAGCTCGCCCGCCGCGGCGAGTTCCAATTCGGGCGCGATGAAGGCGGTGACAAACTGCCGGGCAGCCGGTTCGCCACCATCGAGATAGATCGCCGCGATCAACGATTCAAACACATCGGCCAGCAGCGAGGGCGGAACCGAAGGATGGCTCGACATTCCTTTGCCAAGGACGAGGAACTCCTGCAATCCGAGTGCTTCGCTGACCTTCGCACACGTTTGCCGGCTAACCACGACCGACTTGACCTTGGTCAAATCACCTTCGAGATAGTCGGGAAACTGCTGAAATAAAACATCGCACACGACGAAGCCCAGGATGGCATCGCCGAGGAACTCGAGCCGCTCATTCGAGGCCAGCCGATGCTCAGCGCCCGAAGCGTGTGTGAGTGCGGCGCGCAGCAGCGCCTGATTGCGAAACTGATAGCCGATGCGGCGTTCGCACCGTTGGAGCAGCGTTTCGGGAACCGTGACCGCCGGAGAGGCGTCGGTAGTATCGTTATCAATGACGGGCATATCATCAGACATGAAGAGGCTTCCCCTACTGTCGCAAACCTATATCTGGAAATATCTTTTGTCAATGTAAAGTTCCCGTTTATGCCCAGGTTCCGTTATGCGCATCGTGCTGTGTTACCCAGTTGAAGAGCGTCACTTACTCCAAATCCAAGCAGCCGCGCCGGGCTGCGAGGTTTGCAACGCCGGTCAGGAACATATCGCCGAGGAACTCCTCGCCGCCGATATTTTTTGCGGCCACGCCAAGGTTCCCGTCCCTTGGCCGCAGGTGGTGAAGCAAGGACGACTGCAGTGGATTCAATCCTCGGCAGCGGGCCTCGATCATTGCCTCACGCCCGAAGTCATCGACTCGCCGATCATCGTCACGAGTGCCTCGGGGCTGTTCGCCGACCAGGTTGCCGAGCAAACGTTCGCCCTGCTGCTAGGACTGCTGCGCAGTTTGCCGACGTTCTTTCGCGCGCAACAGAAGTTCGATTTCACTCGGCGGCCGACTGGCGACCTGCACCACAAAACGGTCGGCATTGTGGGGCTCGGTGGCAACGGCACGCGCATCGCCGAAGTGCTGCGACCGTGGAAGGTGCGGATCTTGGCGACCGATATGTTCACCGACGAGAAACCCGACTGCGTCGACGAACTGTGGCCCGCCGATCAACTGCCGCAACTGCTGCAGGCTTGCGACATTGTCATTGTGTGTGTGCCGCTGAATGCCGATACGCATCACCTGCTCGGCGCGCGTGAGTTCGCCCAGATGAAAAAGGGCTCGGTATTGATTAACGTCGCCCGCGGACCTGTCGTCGACGAAGCCGCATTGGTCGCGGCGCTACAAGCGGGTCAGTTGGCGGGGGCGGGGCTCGACGTTACCGAAATCGAGCCGCTGCCAAAAGAAAGCCCGCTGTGGACGTTGCCCAACGTCATCATCACTCCGCATGTCGGTGCCCAGGCCAAGCGGCGGGTGGACGATAGTACCGATTTGATCTGCGAGAACCTGCGGCGCTATCTGACGGGCAAGTCGCTGCTGAATAAAGTCGATAAGCGGCTGGGTTATCCCACGCCAGCTGCACGGCGGGGCGATTAAAGCAATTAGTCCTCAAAGGCCTATTGCAAACCTCCGCATTTGCACTTCGCGGTGACTACTATTTCACCCCAACCGTGCAAAGTTCTGCCGCTCCGATTACGATACGGTTCTTGTCAGCTGGCGAGGAGAACCGGGAGCCGGAAGAGCGTGCCGACGGAACAAGGTTGAGCCCGGGCGGAAGAGAGAGGCAATGACGGCGGTTACTTTGGCGTGCCCGCATTGTGCGGGGAACATTCAAGTCGATACGGACTATGCCGGGCAGCAGGTAGCTTGCCCGCTCTGTCACAACGCGCTGATGTTGCCGCCGGCCGAAGTGCTGGCTCAGTTTTTGGCCGCCGCGCCCCCTGCATTTCAGCCACCGCCTCAGGAACAACTCTTCACGCTCGGATGCCCGGTCTGCAACAACCCGTTGCAAGTGACTGCAGCCTTGAGTGGTCAACAGGTTGGTTGCCCGCATTGCAATACGCCGATCATGGTGCCGCCACTCACGGGGCACAACCCGCAAGAAGTTGCAGCGGAGGCAGTCGTCGAGCCCGCGCCAACTACAGCGACCGGGCCCGATATTCAATCGATGCTCCCACCGGGCACATTGCCACCGAGCAGCATGCCGCCCGCTAACATGCCGCCGACAGCGCCGGTAAGGCCAGTGCCGCAGCGGCCGGAAGTTGGCAATCGCCAACCGCCGACTCGTCCAGCTTCGCCATCAGTGCCGCCAAGTCGAGAACCACCGGGCGCTGATCGGCTGCCCCCGACGCGAGGAGAATCATCCAGCGCGCCGAAGAGTCCCGCCGTCGATCCTACGCGCAGTGATCGCCTGCCACCGGGTGGTGATCGAATGCCACCCGGCGCAGATCGGTTGCCACCAACTTCGCGCGAGAGCAAGCCGCGCGAGGAACGAACACCACCTCGCCGCGAGCCAACGACGAAGCCCGACGATCGGTTGCCCCCGCAGCGTAAGCCCGTTGGTGAACCTCGCGCTGCAGCGCCTTCACCAGAACGGTCACGGCCGCAACCAGTCTCGGCTCCTCCCCCCGCTGTCGACGAAATGTTGCCACCGGGAGCAATGCCTCCCAGCAAGCCGACACCGCTGGTCCCTACGGAAACGCCTGACGATATCGCAGCCTTGCTGCCGCCTGGCGCAGCAGCGGCGCGGCCTGCGCCGTCTTCGACTGAAACAAAGTTGTCTGAGCCAGGCAGTTCGCTACCTTCTCCAACGCCATCGGCCATTGAGCACTTGCTGCCCCCCGGAGCAACCGAAGTGACCTCTGCAGCTGTCGGTCAGCCGACGGCCCTGCAACCCACGCGCATTGTCGATTCGATGTTGCCACCCGGCGCGACCGCCGGTCCTGTCTCACCGTCAGCGCCCGGTGCCGAAGTTCCCCTGCCGAAGCCGGCGGGTGGTCCGCTGAGGCCTGTTCTCGCGCCCGGCGCTAGCGTTTCCAAGCCCGGCCTGGGTGGTCTGCAGGTACAAGGTCGCGACGGAAAGAAGATTCGCGACGACGAGGATGTGGGGATTCGCAAGCTGACCGACGCCGAGCGGGCGTCGCGTCGCCTGCGGCGGAATGCCGTGATGTTTACGGTGCTGCTAATGATTCTATTTGCTGTCTTCTATTTCATGGCCCGCTAAGTTCCAGCAAAAAAACGAGTTGCGACAGTCGCCTCGTTTTGCTCTGCCCGAGTCCTTTTCTGTGGGACGGATTGGCACGCCAGGTGCTTTTTTAGAGTCTGCAATCGAGCTCGACTGTCAAATTGACCGAGCTCGAAAGGCTGCGGCCTGCCGCGGTGAATGCGGGTTCTCGCTAGTTAAAATCTAACGAATTTTCGGCAAGAACCGGTTCGTTCGTGGCAACGTATTGATTGCGTGGAGCGGATTATTTTTTCATAACGCTCAAGTGCTGGCAAGCAACGGAGCAGATCGAGCGGCAACCAGACCTCGAGCGATTTGATCCAGGGACAAACAGGAGAATTATCATGCAGAAGGCGGTTTCAAGTACATTTTCGCGTTGGGCATTTGGCTCGGCGCTAACCGTCGGCACTCTAAGCGCCGCGGGATATTTTTTGAACTCGGTCGATTCACTGACCGCGCAAACGTCGCCACCGGCTGTTACGGCATCGCCGCATGCGAAGGAAAATCTGACGCATGCCAACGCCCTGTCGCAAGCCTTTCGCGCTTCTTCGAATCGCGTGTTGCCGGCCGTCGTATCCATTCAAAACGTCGTGCAGCCGAAACTGGTGCAGCGCGAAATTCCGCGCCGTTCACCGCGCCAGGTTCCACCCGGCATGCAACGCCCGGGAATGGAAGAACTCGATCCACTGCTGAAGCGGTTCTTCGGGGACATGCCCGATCTGGAAGACATGCAACCACAACAACCGGGCGGCCGTGAGAGCAGCGGTTCGGGCGTCATCATCGATAGCAGCGGTATCATTCTTACCAATAACCACGTGGTGGCCGGTGGCGGCAAGCTACGGGTCAAAATGCACGATGGTCGCGAGTTCGACGTTGTCGATGTGAAGACCGACCCCAGCACTGACCTGGCGGTCATCAAGATCAAGTCGAGCGTCCCGCTGCCGTACGCAGTGCTGGGCGATAGCGATCAGATGATGATTGGCGATTGGGTGTTGGCCCTCGGTCAACCCTTCGGCCTGCAAGACACCGTTACGGCCGGGATTATCTCGGCCAAGGGTCGCGACATCGGGATTACTCGACACAACGAGTTCCTGCAAACCGATGCCGCGATTAACCCAGGGAACAGCGGTGGCCCACTCGTGAACCTGCAGGGCGAAGTCGTTGGCATCAACACGGCTATCAGCTCGAGCAGTGGCGGCTTCCAAGGTATTGGCTTCGCCGTACCGGTGAACGTCGCTAAGTGGGTCAGCACACAGTTGCTCAAGGATGGAGCAGTCCATCGTGGGTACCTCGGCGTGGGCATTCAGCCCGTCGACCAGGCGCTCGCCGAACAACTGGGACTCAGCACTTCGCAAGGAGCGCTGATCACTGATGTGCAGCCCGATTCGCCCGCTGCTGCGGCTGGAATGATGCCGCAAGACGTGGTGGTGGAGTTCGCCGGCCAGCCGGTCCACAGCCCACGTCAACTGCAAGCCGTGGTGGGTCGTGCTCCGCTGGGGACTAAGCAGCCGCTCGTGGTGCTCCGCGACGGCAAGAAGGTGACTTTGCAAGTCAGCGTTCGCGAACAACCCAAGGGTTATGGCGAAGTGGCAAAGCAAGACGAACCTGAAGCCAAGCCCAGCGAGTCGTCCTCGTTCGACGAACTCGGCCTGAACGTCAGCCCGCTGACACCGGCTGTCGCCAAACAGTTGGGTGTGAAGGTCGAGCAAGGAGTCGTCGTCACCGACGTCGAGCAGGGGAGCGTCGCCGCTCAAGCTGGCTTGGACGAAGGTGATGTGATCACGCAAGTTGGCCGCACGCCGGTCAACAACGTTGAAGAGTTTCGTGCCGCGGTGAAGACGGCTGACCTTTCGAAGGGAGTCATGCTCCTCGTCAAAGGTGCCGAAGGCTCGCGGTTTGTCGTGCTGAAGAAGTAATTGAATCAACCCGCCCATCGCGAGTTCTTCGCGAACCAATGCGTCCGATTCGTTCGTTCATTCCGGGCGAATCCTCCACGGGCCCGGCAGATCTCGTCGATCTGCCGGGCTTTTTTTTGCGCGCTCACCGCCCACTGCGTGTTGTCAGCGTAACGTGAGCCAGCCACAATCAGAGACGACTCGAGCGGACTCATCGTCAGCTGATACCTTCCTACCTCTCCGGATTCAACTCATGACCACGCGTCGTCAATTTCTACATAACTCTGCCGCCGCTTCGGCCGCTCTGTTGGCTGCTGCGGCCAACACCGAATCAGCACGTGGTTATGCCGCCAACGATACCTTGCAAGTTGGTTGCATTGGCACGGGGGGCCGGTGCCGTAAATTGATGGAATCGCTGCGCACGATTCCCGGCGTGAAAATCACCGCCGTCTGCGACGTCTGGGATGTACACCTGGAAGCTGGCAAGAAACTGGCCGACCCTAGCGCCTTCGCCACCAAGGACCATCACGCGCTACTCGCTCGCAAGGATGTCGATGCAGTGCTGATCGGCTCGCCCGATCACTGGCACGTGCCGCTGACGATCGACTCGTGCGCCGCCGGCAAAGATGTGTATGTCGAAAAGCCGCTGACTCACGATTTGGCAGAAGGGCAAAGCGTGATTGACGCGCAGAACAAACATCAGCGCATCGTGCAGGTA
Above is a window of Anatilimnocola aggregata DNA encoding:
- a CDS encoding TraR/DksA family transcriptional regulator, whose amino-acid sequence is MKKTEAKEFKSMLVTLRARLRGDVSALADAALGMTRSESSGDLSRMPIHMADMGTDAFEQEFTLSLMEHDGTTLDQIEAALERIEGGLYGVCIECQAKIPKTRLQVLPQTPHCVKCAEKQPSR
- a CDS encoding signal peptidase II, whose translation is MKSPRSSPHPAATMESAAARPLLPNDSLGKVPTSRYVVFFSIAIIGLIADLVTKQVLFAWLGLPQQDKYFWIVKDYVGFQTAVNRGALFGMGAGYWWLFSLLSVVAAVGIVVWLFYFRAAHDRLLNVALACVMAGIFGNLYDRLGLWDATGLAAEYEHGVRDWILFRYRQYTWPNFNIADCLLVCGAGMLMLHAWLGPRSAEELPTQQPIKKSQPS
- a CDS encoding SpoIIAA family protein gives rise to the protein MSHDVRIIAASEFLQTTIEGRIDVASSEQILRQIAAACREHDQHHVLIDARQVPERSLSVIDLYELGSGLQRYGFDSSHRVAIVYLPQPDRIDTGERAKFLELVAVNRGTNLRVFDKVEDAWAWLSEEGSSGGGAELTTSPASAC
- the rnc gene encoding ribonuclease III gives rise to the protein MSDDMPVIDNDTTDASPAVTVPETLLQRCERRIGYQFRNQALLRAALTHASGAEHRLASNERLEFLGDAILGFVVCDVLFQQFPDYLEGDLTKVKSVVVSRQTCAKVSEALGLQEFLVLGKGMSSHPSVPPSLLADVFESLIAAIYLDGGEPAARQFVTAFIAPELELAAAGELGGNYKSLLQQLAQREFGSTPTYHLLDEKGPDHSKCFKIVAQVGGQRYQGAWGRNKKEAEQRAACNALSEIKGESATYPSD
- a CDS encoding D-2-hydroxyacid dehydrogenase; translation: MRIVLCYPVEERHLLQIQAAAPGCEVCNAGQEHIAEELLAADIFCGHAKVPVPWPQVVKQGRLQWIQSSAAGLDHCLTPEVIDSPIIVTSASGLFADQVAEQTFALLLGLLRSLPTFFRAQQKFDFTRRPTGDLHHKTVGIVGLGGNGTRIAEVLRPWKVRILATDMFTDEKPDCVDELWPADQLPQLLQACDIVIVCVPLNADTHHLLGAREFAQMKKGSVLINVARGPVVDEAALVAALQAGQLAGAGLDVTEIEPLPKESPLWTLPNVIITPHVGAQAKRRVDDSTDLICENLRRYLTGKSLLNKVDKRLGYPTPAARRGD
- a CDS encoding Do family serine endopeptidase → MQKAVSSTFSRWAFGSALTVGTLSAAGYFLNSVDSLTAQTSPPAVTASPHAKENLTHANALSQAFRASSNRVLPAVVSIQNVVQPKLVQREIPRRSPRQVPPGMQRPGMEELDPLLKRFFGDMPDLEDMQPQQPGGRESSGSGVIIDSSGIILTNNHVVAGGGKLRVKMHDGREFDVVDVKTDPSTDLAVIKIKSSVPLPYAVLGDSDQMMIGDWVLALGQPFGLQDTVTAGIISAKGRDIGITRHNEFLQTDAAINPGNSGGPLVNLQGEVVGINTAISSSSGGFQGIGFAVPVNVAKWVSTQLLKDGAVHRGYLGVGIQPVDQALAEQLGLSTSQGALITDVQPDSPAAAAGMMPQDVVVEFAGQPVHSPRQLQAVVGRAPLGTKQPLVVLRDGKKVTLQVSVREQPKGYGEVAKQDEPEAKPSESSSFDELGLNVSPLTPAVAKQLGVKVEQGVVVTDVEQGSVAAQAGLDEGDVITQVGRTPVNNVEEFRAAVKTADLSKGVMLLVKGAEGSRFVVLKK